Proteins found in one Arthrobacter pascens genomic segment:
- a CDS encoding YeiH family protein: MPGLLSAAVALAVAFAVHALVPVLPAMTLAVVLGLLAANLPGTAVWIAGRARPGLDFAGKHFMRGGIVMLGLKVSIMDVLGLGWLALLLIAGVVLAGFGGTYLVARLFRLPRETSLLVATGFSICGASAIGAMAAVRRIRHVDTVLPVALVTLCGTLAIGVLPLLVHPLQLSSVAFGAWTGASVHDVGQVVATAQTAGTAALGIAVVVKLTRVLLLAPMVAVAGVQQRFSAARRRRDEAARSTSLGDAAALASSVAGALPPVVPLFVVGFVAMVALRSTGWLAPGWLDAGAGLQDILLGAALFGLGSAVRIRTLLHTGSRALLAALVAWLLIALLGLGAALLMTA; the protein is encoded by the coding sequence ATGCCGGGCCTGCTGTCAGCCGCCGTTGCCCTGGCGGTGGCGTTCGCTGTCCATGCGCTGGTGCCCGTCCTTCCCGCGATGACCCTGGCCGTTGTCCTGGGCCTGCTCGCCGCAAACCTGCCCGGCACAGCAGTGTGGATAGCCGGACGGGCCAGGCCCGGCCTCGACTTCGCAGGCAAGCATTTCATGCGCGGCGGAATCGTCATGCTGGGCCTGAAGGTCAGCATCATGGATGTCCTGGGCCTGGGCTGGCTGGCCTTGCTTCTGATTGCGGGAGTGGTGCTGGCGGGTTTCGGCGGCACCTACCTCGTCGCCAGGCTTTTCCGGCTTCCGCGGGAGACATCACTGCTGGTGGCCACCGGCTTTTCGATCTGCGGCGCATCCGCCATCGGTGCCATGGCTGCTGTGCGCCGGATCCGGCACGTGGACACAGTGCTGCCGGTGGCGCTGGTGACGCTCTGCGGAACACTGGCGATCGGGGTGCTGCCGCTGCTGGTGCATCCCCTGCAGCTCAGCTCCGTTGCGTTCGGTGCCTGGACAGGCGCGTCCGTGCACGACGTCGGCCAGGTAGTTGCAACAGCGCAGACCGCCGGTACGGCGGCTCTCGGAATCGCCGTCGTGGTTAAGCTCACCCGCGTGCTCCTGCTGGCGCCGATGGTTGCCGTGGCCGGTGTGCAGCAGCGGTTCAGCGCCGCCAGACGGCGCCGTGACGAGGCGGCACGTAGCACGTCGCTGGGTGACGCTGCGGCGCTGGCGTCATCGGTGGCGGGAGCGCTGCCCCCGGTGGTGCCCCTGTTCGTCGTGGGCTTCGTGGCGATGGTGGCCCTGCGCTCCACCGGGTGGCTGGCGCCAGGCTGGCTCGATGCCGGAGCGGGGCTCCAGGACATCCTGCTGGGCGCGGCGCTGTTCGGGCTGGGGTCCGCAGTGCGGATCCGCACGCTGCTGCACACCGGATCACGTGCACTGCTCGCCGCCCTGGTGGCGTGGCTCCTGATTGCGCTGCTGGGCTTGGGGGCCGCCCTGCTGATGACCGCCTAG
- the pepN gene encoding aminopeptidase N, whose protein sequence is MSNENLQRDEAAERSALITTHSYDVSLDVRQAADPDIAGYTSRSVINFSAEPGQSTFLDFIGGDVHSVFLNGKGLRVADVLEGARIRLDNLQAENQVTVTGTALYSRSGEGMHRFVDPADGQCYLYTQYEPADARRVFANFEQPDLKAEFTFHVLAPSGWEVASNGVEASRTELTSDPATSRWDFAPTKPMSTYITAVLAGPYFKAQDRWSGKLDDGTSLDVPLALYCRASMAESFDTAELFRLTKSGLDFFNRLFDFPYPWGKYDQAFVPEYNLGAMENPGLVTFTESYVFTSRATDSQYQSRANTLMHEMAHMWFGDLVTMQWWDDLWLKESFADYMGTLGVDRATDWDTAWVNFANKRKAWAYVQDQLPTTHPIVADVPDLEAAKQNFDGITYAKGASVLKQLVAYVGFDAFIAGSRHYFRKHAYGNTTLADLLEALSASSGRDLAGWAAQWLQTSGISTLAVETGAHDGVLGPVTIVQEAEDPVSGRQEPRPHRLRLGFYNFDGDGALVRTASVEFDVVGARTDLPELAGQPRPALLLLNDEDLSYAKVRLDPAAEATVLESLDRITDPMARALCWTALWNSARDGESPAARYVDAVRAFGPAESGIGVLLNILDNASTAVERYTPVDRRGAVRAAFLAAADAQLDEAPPGSDHQLAWARTVAAISRHDAALLPRLHGLLDGTVLVEGLALDAELRWNIWHALAANGHATTAQLDAELARDRTASGRAGHATALAARPDPEVKAATWKAAVHGTELSNQLLSATIAGFTTAPAALLEPYVEPYFDCLRSVWEGRSIEIASRIVRGLYPLAQDLPVDGTRPEEHPVVRRTDTWLAANADAPHALRRIIVEQRSHLLRALTAQLRSVPAQEAGFPVR, encoded by the coding sequence GTGTCGAATGAGAATCTGCAGCGCGATGAAGCCGCCGAACGTTCAGCCCTGATCACAACCCACAGCTACGATGTCTCCCTGGATGTCCGCCAGGCGGCGGATCCGGACATCGCGGGGTACACGAGCCGCAGTGTCATCAATTTCTCCGCGGAGCCGGGACAGTCCACCTTCCTGGACTTCATTGGCGGCGACGTGCACAGCGTCTTCCTCAATGGCAAGGGCCTGCGCGTGGCCGACGTCCTGGAGGGTGCGAGGATCCGGCTCGACAACCTGCAGGCTGAGAACCAGGTTACGGTCACGGGCACCGCACTTTACAGCCGCTCAGGCGAGGGCATGCACCGTTTTGTGGATCCCGCCGACGGCCAGTGCTACCTGTACACGCAGTACGAGCCGGCCGACGCCCGGCGCGTGTTCGCCAACTTCGAGCAGCCCGACCTCAAGGCGGAGTTTACCTTCCACGTCCTGGCACCGTCCGGCTGGGAGGTGGCGTCCAACGGAGTGGAGGCGAGCCGTACGGAGTTGACCAGCGATCCTGCCACAAGCCGCTGGGATTTCGCCCCCACCAAGCCGATGTCCACTTACATCACCGCTGTCCTCGCCGGTCCGTATTTCAAGGCCCAGGACCGTTGGAGCGGAAAGCTCGACGACGGCACGTCGCTGGATGTGCCGCTGGCGCTCTACTGCCGGGCGTCCATGGCGGAGTCCTTTGATACCGCAGAGCTGTTCCGGCTGACCAAGAGCGGCCTGGACTTCTTCAACCGCCTCTTCGATTTCCCCTACCCCTGGGGCAAGTACGACCAGGCCTTTGTCCCCGAGTACAACCTGGGAGCAATGGAAAACCCGGGACTGGTGACCTTCACCGAGAGCTACGTATTCACCTCCCGCGCCACGGATTCGCAGTACCAGTCCCGGGCGAACACACTGATGCACGAAATGGCCCACATGTGGTTCGGCGACCTTGTGACCATGCAGTGGTGGGACGACCTGTGGCTCAAGGAATCTTTTGCCGACTACATGGGGACGCTCGGCGTGGACCGGGCCACGGACTGGGACACAGCGTGGGTGAACTTCGCGAACAAACGCAAGGCATGGGCGTACGTCCAGGACCAACTGCCCACCACGCACCCGATCGTGGCCGACGTCCCGGACCTGGAGGCGGCCAAGCAGAACTTCGACGGCATCACCTATGCAAAGGGCGCGTCTGTGCTCAAGCAGTTGGTGGCCTATGTGGGGTTTGACGCGTTCATCGCAGGCTCCCGGCACTACTTCCGTAAGCACGCGTACGGTAACACCACCCTGGCCGACCTGCTGGAGGCACTCAGCGCCTCGTCCGGCCGGGATCTTGCCGGCTGGGCGGCCCAGTGGCTGCAGACGTCCGGCATCTCCACACTGGCGGTGGAGACCGGAGCGCACGACGGCGTCCTCGGCCCTGTGACAATCGTCCAGGAGGCGGAGGATCCCGTCAGCGGACGGCAGGAGCCGCGCCCGCACCGGCTGCGCTTGGGCTTCTACAACTTCGACGGCGACGGCGCCCTGGTCAGGACAGCAAGCGTGGAATTTGACGTTGTGGGAGCGCGGACGGACCTGCCTGAGCTTGCCGGCCAGCCGCGGCCCGCCCTCCTGCTGCTCAACGACGAGGACCTCAGCTATGCCAAGGTGAGGCTGGATCCGGCCGCGGAGGCCACCGTGCTGGAGTCGCTGGACAGGATCACCGATCCGATGGCCCGGGCCCTCTGCTGGACGGCGCTGTGGAACTCGGCACGGGACGGAGAGAGTCCAGCCGCCCGCTACGTTGACGCGGTGAGGGCTTTTGGGCCGGCCGAATCAGGGATCGGCGTCCTGCTGAACATCCTCGACAACGCGTCCACCGCCGTCGAACGCTACACCCCCGTGGACCGACGGGGTGCCGTACGGGCGGCCTTCCTGGCGGCCGCGGACGCCCAGCTCGACGAGGCGCCACCGGGCTCCGACCATCAGCTCGCCTGGGCCCGGACCGTGGCCGCCATCAGCCGGCATGACGCTGCCCTCCTCCCCCGGCTCCACGGCCTCCTGGACGGGACGGTTCTGGTGGAGGGCCTTGCCCTGGACGCAGAGCTCCGCTGGAATATCTGGCATGCGCTGGCGGCCAACGGCCACGCCACCACGGCCCAGCTTGACGCCGAACTGGCCCGCGACAGGACCGCGTCCGGCCGTGCGGGCCATGCGACGGCGCTCGCCGCCCGCCCGGATCCGGAGGTTAAAGCGGCCACCTGGAAAGCAGCCGTGCACGGGACGGAGCTGTCCAACCAGCTCCTCAGTGCCACCATTGCCGGCTTCACGACGGCCCCCGCCGCCCTGCTGGAGCCCTACGTCGAGCCGTACTTCGACTGCCTCCGCAGCGTCTGGGAAGGGCGGAGCATCGAAATCGCCAGCCGGATTGTCCGTGGGCTGTATCCCCTGGCGCAGGACCTTCCCGTTGACGGCACCCGGCCTGAGGAGCACCCGGTGGTGCGCCGCACGGATACGTGGCTGGCCGCAAACGCTGATGCTCCGCACGCATTGCGCCGGATCATCGTAGAGCAGCGTAGCCACCTGCTCCGGGCCCTCACCGCGCAACTGCGTTCCGTTCCGGCGCAGGAAGCTGGCTTCCCCGTCCGATAA
- a CDS encoding RDD family protein — protein sequence MNRQPWNRLLAWLIDWMCILAWVALIAAVGVPLWLAGITGGLTVVALNIIATLSLVVPVTLTLAWLESSTREASIGKHLRQLLVVNSRTGVRISYRRALVRNTMKIAVPWTIGHAAVFGIVTSSAAGAVPPWIWVATAFAYVLPAAYVASLFFGTGRTPYDRISGTSVTLRSRSGS from the coding sequence GTGAACCGTCAACCATGGAACCGCTTGCTCGCCTGGCTGATCGACTGGATGTGCATACTCGCCTGGGTAGCCCTCATCGCGGCCGTCGGGGTTCCGCTCTGGCTCGCCGGGATTACCGGAGGGCTCACGGTGGTCGCCCTGAACATCATCGCCACACTCTCCCTTGTGGTTCCAGTGACCCTGACGCTCGCCTGGCTTGAATCGTCTACGCGGGAAGCATCGATCGGCAAACACCTGCGCCAGCTCCTCGTCGTGAACTCACGCACCGGCGTACGTATTTCGTACCGGCGTGCGCTCGTCCGCAACACGATGAAGATAGCTGTTCCCTGGACGATTGGACATGCAGCAGTCTTCGGTATCGTCACATCGAGCGCGGCGGGTGCCGTACCTCCCTGGATCTGGGTGGCGACGGCGTTTGCCTACGTGTTGCCGGCCGCTTACGTCGCGTCGCTATTCTTCGGGACGGGCCGGACACCCTACGACCGAATTTCCGGCACATCCGTCACCCTGCGTTCCCGTAGCGGTTCATAA
- a CDS encoding lipoate--protein ligase family protein codes for MTATPIPADDSGARRHHGEYKVPGGKLVVVDLDVVDGVLAKVSLSGDFFLEPDEALLEINRALTGLPETTTAAELSGAVSASLPPGAVLFGFSADAVAVTVRRALARASAWTDHHWNIIAPTVLPTAINVALDEVLTEEVGAGRRNPTLRFWDWEEPSVVIGSFQSVRNEVDPAGVARHGITVVRRISGGGAMFMEAGNCITYSLYLPQTLVDGISFADSYAFLDAWVMAALEKLGITAFYVPLNDIATEQGKIGGAAQKRLANGGMLHHVTMSYDIDADKMVEVLRIGKEKLSDKGTRSAKKRVDPLRRQTGLSRTQIIAAMMEVFSERYSATASELTGDELAAARERVANKFGTEEWLNRVP; via the coding sequence ATGACTGCCACGCCAATTCCGGCTGATGATTCCGGCGCCCGGCGCCACCACGGCGAGTACAAGGTCCCTGGCGGCAAGCTGGTGGTGGTGGACCTCGACGTCGTGGACGGTGTCCTCGCCAAAGTCTCCCTCAGCGGGGACTTCTTCCTGGAGCCTGACGAGGCACTGCTGGAGATTAACCGCGCGCTCACCGGGCTTCCGGAGACGACGACGGCGGCAGAACTTTCCGGCGCAGTGTCCGCTTCCCTGCCTCCCGGGGCTGTCCTGTTCGGCTTCTCAGCCGACGCCGTGGCGGTAACCGTACGCCGCGCCCTTGCGAGGGCAAGCGCCTGGACTGACCACCACTGGAACATCATCGCCCCCACGGTGCTGCCTACCGCCATCAACGTCGCCCTGGATGAGGTACTGACTGAGGAAGTCGGCGCCGGCCGCCGCAACCCCACGCTGCGGTTCTGGGACTGGGAGGAACCGTCCGTGGTCATCGGCAGCTTCCAGTCCGTCCGCAACGAAGTAGACCCCGCCGGCGTCGCACGGCATGGCATCACCGTGGTCCGGAGGATCAGCGGCGGGGGAGCGATGTTCATGGAGGCCGGCAACTGCATCACGTACTCGCTGTACCTGCCGCAGACCCTGGTGGACGGCATCAGCTTCGCGGATTCCTACGCGTTCCTGGATGCCTGGGTGATGGCAGCCCTGGAGAAGCTCGGGATCACCGCCTTCTACGTCCCCCTCAACGATATCGCCACGGAACAGGGCAAGATCGGCGGAGCGGCACAGAAGCGCCTGGCCAACGGCGGCATGCTGCACCACGTCACCATGAGCTATGACATCGACGCCGACAAAATGGTGGAGGTGCTGCGCATCGGCAAGGAAAAGTTGTCGGACAAAGGCACCCGCAGCGCAAAGAAACGCGTCGACCCGCTCCGGCGCCAGACCGGCTTGTCCCGCACCCAGATCATCGCGGCCATGATGGAGGTCTTCAGCGAAAGATACTCCGCCACGGCCTCAGAACTCACCGGGGACGAACTGGCCGCCGCCCGCGAGCGGGTAGCCAACAAGTTTGGCACCGAGGAATGGCTGAACCGGGTTCCCTGA
- a CDS encoding type B 50S ribosomal protein L31, translating to MKSNTHPKYEAVVFNDLASGVKFLTKSTVSSKKTIEWEDGNTYPVIDVEISSESHPFYTGKQRIMDSAGRVERFNARFKGFGGKK from the coding sequence ATGAAGTCCAATACCCACCCGAAGTACGAAGCTGTTGTTTTCAACGACCTGGCTTCCGGCGTCAAGTTCCTGACCAAGTCCACCGTGTCTTCCAAGAAGACCATCGAGTGGGAAGACGGCAACACCTACCCGGTCATCGACGTCGAAATCTCTTCCGAGTCCCACCCGTTCTACACGGGCAAGCAGCGCATCATGGACTCTGCAGGCCGCGTCGAGCGCTTCAACGCTCGCTTCAAGGGCTTCGGCGGCAAGAAGTAA